The region CCCAGAAAGGCAAATGTACTTACTCTGCAGTTGATTAATTTTATCCGCCTGATTGATTGTGAAAAGAGTCATTCACATTGGATAACTGTAATGTTTCCTCATTTGTGCAAATAGTTCAGCTACGACCGTAATAAAAGATTGTCTAATAATCTGTATTATACTGTTTCCTACCCAGACCATTCTGCAGTTCTTCCTGGACTTTGGGGAGGCGGTCTTGCACGATGCTGATGGTAGCTTGAAAACCTACTTCCGCTCTTGCTTAAGTAGGTAATATTTTTCATATTTGTTTCTTGTTGTGTTGGGCATGCCTTAGTCGGATTGCCTCTACAAGTCCTCAAAATCACTCGATGTTTCTTTCTTGGTGATAGGGAGTTTTCAGACCCTATTGTCGCAGAACGCACGCTTGAATTCCTGATAGCGAACAAGACGAAGATCTTGAACAGCTTCCCCACCCTGGTTCCGCAGGTGTGATACTGCTATGAAAGATCTCAATCAGTTTACATTCTTTGAGTTTCTAATATGACTCCAGTTTCTCTATCTAATTTCAAAACATACTAACCATTCAGCTAGATTCTGATTTTGCTTTTGTAATGTTGTTTCTATGCAGTTCTTCCCATTGCTGCTGAAGTTGATTGCATCAAATGGTGATAGGTATGCCCTTTCAATTTCTAGGCATCTCCTCATGTATTTGCTTTTGATTCCCGAGGAAGTCCATTCTGCTTTTCCCCCTCAAATGACTTGATAGTTGCTACTGGAAACATAAACATTTTAGAAAATCTTGATGACCAGTTACCTACCTAATTTGGTTTGCTGTTCTTCCAGGTTGGATAAGAAGTTCTCAGAAGTGCTCCCATTGATGATGTCAGCAGGATCTTTTCTTCCTCTCTTCCTGTCCCTTATGGATCTGCCAAGTATGCTTGACAATTCTGTACTTTCAGAACTTTCACGCTGATTATTATCATTATTTAGCTGTTAATTAGCCTTTTCAGTTAAATATGATAGATGCATGATGACATTATTATGCTCTTCTGTGTGCTAGTATATTGTCCACATCTCTTTGGAATATATTCAGATCATGTACCACAATATAGTATGAATCTCGTGATGAGTGTTAtttatcatgtactccctccgtcccaaaattcttgtcttagatttgtctagatacggatgtatctaatactaaaacgcgacttgatacatccgtatctagacaaatctaagacaagaattttgggacggaaggagtatttAGAACTGCTTATCCTGCACTATTATCATTTTTATTCTTCTGCGAGTAGCATGAATCTTGTGATGAGCattatttatgatgatttttttagAACTGCTTATCCTGCACTATCAATCACTTTTTCTTATGTGAGTCGGTTATTCCGTATTAACTCCTGGAATATCACTCAGTGTTAGTGGTAGCACTGGAAAAGGTGGAAAGAAGTTCTGGAACTCTCATCGGTAGTAGTTTAGCTACTATACAGAAGAGTGCTGCTCCTGAGGTTACTTCCAAAATGATCTGTCCCCAAAAGCTATGAGTGCAATATGTAGCTCCAATGTGTTAAGCCTATTATCCTTTTCCATACTGCAGATGCTCCTTGCACTGATGGATGAGGCATATACTGGCTCCTCAATAGAAGATCAAAGTGGCAATTCAGGTTCTGATGATAGTGGTCGTCTAGACCTTGCTGACCCAATGTTCCTTGACCTTCTAAAAGACGAGAATGATGGCATTGCTGtaagtagttccttgcttgcgataaGTTGCGGCTTATGTTTCTCTATCTTCCTAATATTCCTAGGTATAGTCTTTTTATTCTGTTTTTGTTTCCCCTAGGCAAAACATTGGACATCCCCTACGATATCTTCAACGTTACAAGCTGCACTTAACAGCCCACAGTCTGACAGATTAAAACAATCACTGAAAATGGCACCTCGCTTTCTTACTGTATATTTTGCGACAGCATTGCGGGACGTCAACAACTGTAAGTTCCATATATTTGTTGATCTGCAGATGCTAATGACCAACATAATGTCAATTTGACAATCTATGTTTGTTCGTTCAGCACTCTTGTGTGCTCTGATTCCAGTAGCTATGTCAAGATATGCTGCGATGTTCCCTGACAAGGATTTTTCTTTCGAGGTAGACAAACTTTTTTTTAATTGTATCATGTATTAGTTACTTTTCCTTTCTAAGTGCTACTGATGCTTAATATAGTTAGATGTATGCCAGATTAAGTTTTGTCCCTTCTCACAAGCAAAGCAAGGATATCTTACCTTCCGTATATCTTAGTTGTTTGATCTAATAGAAGTGGTTGCTTGGACATGAAGCATATATTTTAATAAGAATCAAATAGCAACATCTCGAGGCATACTTGAAGGATAGATCCATACTGAACTGGCATCGTTTCTTGAAACTCATAATTTCTAATGCTTATCGAAAAGTTTAAAATGCTTTGAATGTCTAAGTGTAGAGACAGGTAGTGGTTTAGAATGAACGACTGTAAGAAGTAAACTGAGTTCGCTAAGTTTTCTTATTACCACATGGTGCTCATATGCATGTGTGGATTTAGTTTGGTTATTTGCTCACAACACTTGTACTAGTTTTGGTGATATATTTGAATTTACACTGAACAAGTTCCTGTTATAACATCCTTGTAGGTGAGGAAAAAGCTGTCGGATTTCTTATTAGCTGCATTCCAGCGCTCCCCTGACATCATTGCGCTACTAAAGGTACCAACTGAGTGATCCTtactatgtactccctccggtccttttagtctgcatataagttttgtccgaagtcaaagcatctctactttgaccaaacttatagaaaaaagtatcaacattcataatgccaaatcaatattgttagattcattatgaaatgtagtttcatagtatatactccctccgtccggaaatacttgtcggagaaatgaatgtacctattttagttttagatacatccatttttatccatttataggacaagtatttccagacggagggagtatatttggtattgtagatgttgatactttttaatatatatttggtcaaagtttacaaagtttgacttgacacaaatcgAATACGTggggtaaaaaggaccggagggagtaactGTCTATTTTGTAGTATACATACATGTCAGTATTATGGTATTTTCAAACAGTTTTGCATAACAATCTCGTACCATTCTGCAGAAGCCTATTACTGATAGACTTGGGGAGGCCCATGGTAATCCTGCAAAGGCAAGTTTATTTGTCAAGTTATTGTGTCTAATTTTGCTTTGATGCTTTCATATGCTCACCAAGTTGGTTGCTGTGTCAttgcctgctgttatttttatgctgaGTGCTGACTatgtttaatactccctccgtcccatgccACTGACTTATGtactaaagttgtactaaatcagcgacacttattttggaatggatggagtaaATAGCCAATTCTCATTTTCTCCACCACAATTGAATCTTCTGATGTAGTATGGTCTATGCAGATGGAATTAGCATTGCATTTGTGTTGGGCCATTGGTGAGCATGGAGCAGGAGGGATAAAGCACAAAGATGTGGCACGCGAACTATTTGAAAACCTGGAGCTGCTATTATACGAAAACCTGGCAACTAGGTTGGTCTGTCTTGTTCAATCGTCCTCTTTTCTAGAGTTCCATGGTATTACTCATGATTGACTTCTTCCATCTCTTGCTTCCAAGTCGTTTGGGATTAAGTCAAGATCCAGGGTTCGATTCTATGGGTGCAAGCTCTAGAAAGTCATCCCAAGCTAGGCTCCTCTGCTTTGTGGTGACTGCCATTGCGAAGCTGGCAACTTGCCATAACGAGCTGCTTCCAAGAGCACGTGTGTCATTGGCTAAGGTTATGCATTTATCAACTTATCAAGTGTTTGTTATGTTGGCATCATGCATGATTGAGGTATGTTAGTTGCTTTCCTGCAGGTCGCTCGGTCCAGGACCTCAGACAGGCGAGTCTGGCAGCGCGCCTGTGACTATTTAGGGCTCATGAATGAACCAGCCATTTGTTTGTCTGTACTGGGACCATCCACTGCCCAAGGAAATGGTCCTGGGATTGTGAACTGGAGCGAAGGAGGAACCAAGATGGTAGCTCACATTCCGTTTTACCTTTTAGCACAACAGAAAGGTAAAACCATTTATAATAGAATAGGCATTATTTCTTGTTATTTGAACCAGAAATATGCAACTGTAGGGGTAAAACTGAAGTATCCTTCAAGAATAATAAAGTAAAAAAAGAATCTGTTCTGAAGGAAAAGATGAAGACCTGTGTAACTTGATCTTCATGTTGCGTTATTTCTCCTTTCTCGGTAGTATATTTTGTCGGTATGATCTTATCGAGAACGCACGAGCTACCTAACCCCTCGATTCAAACATGTGTTGCAGGTCCACCATCTCATGATTTTTCATATGCGGACCTCCTCCCCGCAAGAATGAGAACACCGTCATGAGTAGCATGGATCCATGCAATGATTCTCTTGCAAACGCCATGTGCACAGAGATCATTGGTGATCATAGCCCGCTGAAGATGATTCAAGTGCGAGTGCCGCCTTCTTTTATCCAGTTCATCTTTTCGATCGAGAAGTGCTGGTCCGTTGGTCTGATGAGTTCCTAAACTGTTGTAGTTTCTGGGATCTGGATGGTATTGATCAACTGTGCAGTTTGTGGGGGTGTGGATAGTATCCAGAAATGCTCGATGTTGTATACATGGAATGATTTGTCAGTGTATGTATCTACTGAAAGCGAAGCAGTGTTGTAAATTAGGATCTCTGATGGTGCACATCTGGAAATGGAAAGTGAATTGAGTTTTATCTTGAGATTAAGGATGAAAATTTTCGAAGGCTTTGCTGATTTCTAATATACTTGTTGGTAGCTTCGAGGAACTAACATTTGCCTTCATGAAGCAGAGAAGGAACACAAGCCAAATGCAAGCACATCGATCACAACACAATTTTTGGGATTGAAATGGTGACGGATCACCAGGAGCACTACAAAATTATAAACCCAATCCAAAGCAACAGACAGACAGATGGGCACAAATCTCTATTCTGCAGCACCTACAAAGTACTGGAAGTCTGAAACAGCagcagcaacgacgacaagtccaaCGAATTACAGACTGACTGAAGAAAATTACGGTTTTTTGTACTCGACGAAGAACCCTAGAAAAGAAACCCAGAGGTAGCAGCATCCGAGAGGCCGACACGAAGAGGAAGTCAATACCCGAACCAACCGCCCTTGCATAGTGGTGACCGCATCTTGTTTTCGCAAATGTTTTCTTGCATGGAACGAAGAAGTCGCGGAGTTTCCCCGGTCGAATTCACCGGGAACAATCTGTGGCTATGAGCACCACATGGCAAGGAGAGTCTGAGGTGCGTTCTTGACTTCCCACTAATGAAGGCTCCAAAATTTTGCTGCTCCTGCATCAGTTGCAACTTGTTTCAGAGAATTCAGATAAAAACCAGACACATGCATTTCTCATGAACAGTTTGATGGCAGGCTTACCTCTGATACAGAACATAGGAAGATTGATGAATTGAGCGAAGCTACTGCGGGGGAGAGGCGCCACCATTGGAGATGACGGCGGTCTTGATGCGCTCCACGGTGCAGGCGATGAGGCTGTTGACGGTGGCCACCGACCCTAGGGAGAGCTTGGCAGTGGGGACGGAGTCGACCAGGATCTGGAATGCCACCGTCAGGAGCGACCCACCGGTGCCGGTTGCCCCTGCCGCGGCGTGCATTGTCCCTGCAGGACCGTCGGGCAGGATGGCGAAGCCTGATGGCAGGAGAGCGACGTAGTCTGGGTCGCCGCCGTTGAGCACCACGTTCATGGCTACCACATCCACCGGCGCGTAGATGACGTAGGAGCCCGATGCGTCCGTGCAGCTCTCTTGCAGGATCAGCATGTTGCTTTGGTTCGAGTTGGTGCTCTGCATAAAAACAGATGATGATTAGTGTATTATCACATGCATGGGGATCCATGACCAGATTACTTGTACTTACATTGACGCGAAGGAGTGAGACGCAGTTGCCATGGTCGCGGCCATTGGCGATGTGAGCCATTTCTTGAACGATGCCGCCATTGGAGAGGATGTCCCACTGCCAACACCAAGATATGAGTGTTCATCATCAACCTTAGTATTTCAAGAAATTGGCAACGATCATTTTCGTGATAGATGATGTGTGTACCTCGCTGCGAGAGGTCTCGTCGCGTAGGAAGTCGAAGACGCGCTTAGGCGGGACCGGTAGCCAGAAGGAGGTTGCAGCATTGAGGACGATGCCCGGCGGCCTCCCGGGGTCGTCGACGCTCTTCCTGGTCATGACCCTAACGTCCTCGGCGCCACTGCCCGACAGCGTGGTCCACTGGTGCGCCACGGAGGCCGTCACGCCGCCGCAGAAGCTCGCCACCATCCTCTCCGCCAGCTTCAGCATGCTCTTCCTCCCCTCCGAGCTAGTGATCACTGCACACATGGACGTGGAGCACCTCTGTTAGTGATCTGCCTAGTGATCACGAGCAGATGAACTATATGCATGTGTATGACATAGGACGTACCTCCAATGTCGCTGGTGGGGATGT is a window of Triticum dicoccoides isolate Atlit2015 ecotype Zavitan chromosome 2B, WEW_v2.0, whole genome shotgun sequence DNA encoding:
- the LOC119365759 gene encoding uncharacterized protein LOC119365759 encodes the protein MASPKLAAGDGSYDFHLRSLSAASRDSAAAADPASDPNLLQSVRMVFEMCKEAKGANDEMVARAFPVMNKLFQRCAAAPTLSTASTGVLLLTILQFFLDFGEAVLHDADGSLKTYFRSCLSREFSDPIVAERTLEFLIANKTKILNSFPTLVPQFFPLLLKLIASNGDRLDKKFSEVLPLMMSAGSFLPLFLSLMDLPMLVVALEKVERSSGTLIGSSLATIQKSAAPEMLLALMDEAYTGSSIEDQSGNSGSDDSGRLDLADPMFLDLLKDENDGIAAKHWTSPTISSTLQAALNSPQSDRLKQSLKMAPRFLTVYFATALRDVNNSLLCALIPVAMSRYAAMFPDKDFSFEVRKKLSDFLLAAFQRSPDIIALLKKPITDRLGEAHGNPAKMELALHLCWAIGEHGAGGIKHKDVARELFENLELLLYENLATSRLGLSQDPGFDSMGASSRKSSQARLLCFVVTAIAKLATCHNELLPRARVSLAKVARSRTSDRRVWQRACDYLGLMNEPAICLSVLGPSTAQGNGPGIVNWSEGGTKMVAHIPFYLLAQQKGPPSHDFSYADLLPARMRTPS